One Salmo trutta chromosome 12, fSalTru1.1, whole genome shotgun sequence genomic region harbors:
- the LOC115203358 gene encoding sodium/potassium/calcium exchanger 5, giving the protein MYRDGVLHKKNRKDFIPYFLGLVLVLYCTVHLVSFTAAAAQEDSHSNRVRRALENETECITTQSSEFPEGFFTLQERKDGGLLIHFMIIFYMLLAVAIVCDDYFLPSLELISDRLGLSQDVAGATFMAAGSSAPEMVTAFLGVFVTKGDIGVSTIVGSAVYNLLGICAACGLLTKVVGRLTCWPLFRDCLAYAISISAVIAIISDNKVYWYDAACLLLVYGVYIVVLCFDLRISECVLRRFSPCCTCLGKGSGDHSETQPLVDTTLRVHRRSRSDSGIFQDDSGYSHISLSLHGLNEIPEDHKSVFSMPENDLKRILWVLSLPAIVILYLTIPDCRRRFWKKWFMFTFFMSAVWISAFTYVLVWMVTIVGETLGIPDTVMGLTLLAAGTSIPDTVASVMVAREGKADMAMSNIVGSNVFDMLCLGLPWFIKTVFVDTVNPVEVNSTGLVFISTTLLLSIVFLFVAVHINGWKLDWKLGIVSLFCYVVFATLAILYELGIIGNNPVRLCGD; this is encoded by the exons ATGTATAGAGACGGAGTGCTCCACAAGAAGAACAGAAAAGACTTTATACCTTATTTTCTAGGACTAGTTTTAGTTTTATATTGCACGGTCCATCTTGTGTCTTTCACTGCAGCAGCAGCTCAGGAGGACTCCCATTCCAACAGAGTGCGCCGGGCGCTGG agaatgagacagagtgtATTACAACGCAGTCGTCTGAGTTTCCAGAGGGGTTCTTCACACTAcaggagaggaaggatggaggacTCCTCATACACTTTATGATCATATTTTACATGCTGCTGGCAGTTGCTATAGTCTGTGACGACTATTTTCTACCTTCTCTAGAACTTATCAGTGACC GTCTGGGTCTATCTCAGGACGTAGCAGGAGCCACCTTTATGGCAGCAGGCAGCTCTGCTCCTGAAATGGTCACTGCCTTTCTGG GTGTGTTTGTGACAAAGGGAGACATTGGTGTGAGCACCATCGTAGGATCAGCTGTCTACAACCTCCTGGGGATCTGTGCTGCTTGTGGACTCCTGACCAAAGTG GTGGGTCGTCTGACCTGTTGGCCTCTGTTCAGGGACTGTCTAGCTTACGCCATCTCTATCTCTGCTGTTATAGCCATCATTTCAGACAACAAAGTCTactg GTATGATGCAGCCTGTCTGTTGCTGGTCTATGGGGTGTACATCGTAGTGTTGTGTTTTGACCTGAGGATCAGTGAGTGTGTTCTGAGGAGGTTCAGCCCCTGCTGTACTTGCCTGGGGAAAGGTTCCGGGGATCACAGTGAGACACAGCCATTGGTCGACACCACTCTGAGGGTCCACAGACGTTCTAGAAGCGACAGCGGAATCTTCCAGGATGATTCAGGATACTCACACATTTCCCTCAGTCTGCACGGCCTGAATGAGATACCAGAGG accaCAAGAGTGTGTTCTCGATGCCAGAGAACGACCTGAAGCGAATCCTGTGGGTGCTGTCCCTCCCGGCCATCGTGATTCTCTACCTGACGATTCCAGACTGCAGGAGACGGTTCTGGAAAAAATGGTTCATGTTCACCTTCTTTATGTCCGCTGTCTGGATCTCAGCCTTCACATACGTACTGGTCTGGATGGTCACTATCgtag GAGAGACTCTGGGTATCCCAGACACAGTGATGGGCCTGACTCTGTTAGCTGCAGGGACCAGTATACCAGACACAGTGGCTAGTGTCATGGTCGCTAGAGAAG GTAAAGCCGACATGGCCATGTCCAACATCGTGGGTTCTAATGTGTTTGACATGCTGTGTCTGGGTCTTCCCTGGTTCATTAAGACAGTGTTTGTGGACACGGTCAACCCTGTGGAGGTCAACAGCACCGGTCTGGTTTTCATCtccaccaccctcctcctctccatcgtCTTTCTCTTCGTGGCGGTCCATATAAACGGCTGGAAGCTGGACTGGAAGCTGGGGATCGTCTCTCTGTTCTGCTATGTTGTTTTTGCCACTCTGGCCATCCTCTACGAACTGGGCATCATAGGGAACAACCCTGTCAGACTGTGCGGCGACTGA